In Camelina sativa cultivar DH55 chromosome 16, Cs, whole genome shotgun sequence, a single window of DNA contains:
- the LOC104753192 gene encoding uncharacterized protein LOC104753192, whose translation MLNFMSKKSSISRLKYASFISASCSGLDIITNRRNAVASYVRRLITECFPQIHIFTFGSVPLKTYLPDGDIDLTAFSPNQNLKDSWANLVRDMLEKEEKNENAEFHVKEVQYIQAEVKLIKCLVENIVVDISFNQIGGLCTLCFLEEVDHYINQNHLFKRSIILIKAWCYYESRILGAHHGLISTYALETLVLYIFYLFNNSFSGPLEVLYRFLEFFSKFDWQNFCLSLWGPVPVSSLPDVTAEPPRTDVGELRVSEAFYRACSRVYAVNIAAQETQGQPFVSKHFNVIDPLRENNNLGRSVSKGNFFRIRSAFTLGAKKLARLLDCPKENLIYEVNQFFMNTWERHGSGRRPDAPGNDLWLSRLGEPEPYQQAINVSNFSSNQRNQNAARLGGIHGARSMPSQQNNGGTEVISGVTYQTQKSRGNSYQPAKEVNSNQSAINDKLQQTAKPEIVVNNFHGRHLFARTRSSPELTETYGEALLQSRRSRAPEAGKRQSNTRVDNIRKKNLESETLSSSVRYSADSSSVRHTPSPRSPDSTADMGSAVNSYYDELGSVSVNEDFSVAGEQEDQDFVNSMTSVTGQGFNGHFPFPFNISTGHLPFPITPSILASMGYGQRNVPGIVPSNLPFVETPWSTNVQFPQNFVSSPFTHYFPSGSLPMSEKPSNPGIDDMGSTEVNVDESDNDLWHEQERRTHSFGLENGGYRMHQADDKHLSSSAERSYVPSSRKNRPTRGDDLENSHSPVRGSSQIQSEERTAGSRSVSGASSVRSRTSSESSWDGSTTRGSKPAKDRRNRKVVSGAASALYGKGKSVPEHSIQIDDDNREWIPVSSNEISDRDVGPRATVPSFQVQRNQIHGHELAQASGSECSVTLAPFLLGGMQQNEVDNSGYTFYPTGPPVPIVAMLPMYNYQAGGNAPSDALASHNSVDGGVENHDPGKSFDSFRGLDQSDIVASSHSTRLGSSAEQTEHKIDILNGDFISHWQNLQYGRSCQNSQHPPVLYPAPVVVPPAYLQGRLPWDGPGRPLAYTNVVNQLMTYGPRLVPVASVQPVSTRPPNIYPRYTNETPRYRSGTGTYFPNPKISPREQRPTSGMRRGNYGHDRNDHHSEREGSWIAGTKTRGSGRNHNNRNQADNKPSLRQDRSDRHWGSSYRHESSSYSSHHSQNGPVRTNTSQDASGNIAYGMYRLPPGMKQNSVTSSEGHNVPSVMMIYPYDQHHEFGSLGPAGEAPHINEEDQPRFRGGAASAAHMSSPDDPSSPHFPRGK comes from the exons ATGCTGAATTTCATGTCAAAGAAGTCCAGTATATCCAGGCTGAAGTATGCTTCTTTTATCTCCGCTTCTTGTTCTGGCCTTGATATTATTACAA ATCGCCGCAATGCTGTTGCCAGTTACGTTAGGAGGCTTATCACAGAATGCTTCCCTCAAATTCAT ATCTTTACTTTTGGATCTGTACCTCTGAAGACTTATTTGCCTGATGGAGATATCGACTTAACTGCTTTTAGCCCTAACCAAAATCTTAAGGATTCTTGGGCGAATTTGGTTCGCGATATGCtggaaaaggaagagaagaatgaGAATGCTGAATTTCATGTCAAAGAAGTCCAGTATATCCAGGCTGAA GTAAAGCTAATTAAGTGTCTGGTGGAGAATATTGTGGTGGATATATCATTCAATCAGATTGGAGGGCTGTGTACATTATGCTTCCTTGAGGAG GTTGATCACTATATTAACCAGAACCATTTATTCAAGCGTAGTATCATATTGATTAAAGCCTGGTGTTACTACGAGAGCCGTATATTGGGAGCTCACCATGGGCTTATTTCAACATATGCCCTGGAAACCTTGGTTCTTTACATATTCTATCTTTTCAACAACTCATTTTCTGGACCCCTTGAG GTCCTCTATCGTTTTCTTGAGTTCTTTAGTAAGTTTGACTGGCAGAATTTTTGTCTTAGCCTCTGGGGCCCTGTTCCTGTTAGTTCACTACCAGATGTAACAG CTGAGCCTCCTCGAACGGATGTTGGAGAGTTACGAGTTAGTGAAGCATTTTATAGAGCTTGTAGTAGAGTTTATGCAGTTAATATAGCTGCCCAAGAGACACAGGGGCAGCCTTTTGTTTCCAAACATTTCAATGTTATAGACCCTTTGCGTGAGAACAACAACCTTGGACGCAGTGTCAGTAAAG GTAACTTCTTTAGGATACGAAGTGCATTTACCCTTGGTGCCAAGAAGTTGGCTAGGTTACTTGATTGCCCTAAGGAGAATTTGATCTATGAGGTTAACCAATTTTTTATGAATACATGGGAAAGACATGGCAGTGGTCGACGTCCTGATGCTCCTGGAAATGACTTATGGCTATCAAGACTTGGAGAGCCTGAGCCATATCAACAAGCTATAAATGTTAGTAATTTTTCAAGCaaccaaagaaaccaaaatgctGCCCGTCTTGGTGGGATTCATGGAGCTCGGAGTATGCCCTCTCAACAGAACAACGGTGGAACAGAAGTTATATCTGGAGTAACATATCAAACGCAAAAGAGTCGAGGCAACTCTTACCAACCTGCCAAGGAAGTAAACTCCAATCAAAGTGCTATAAATGATAAGCTTCAGCAAACTGCTAAGCCAGAAATTGTGGTGAATAATTTTCATGGTAGGCACCTTTTTGCCAGGACCCGGTCTAGTCCTGAGCTTACTGAGACATATGGTGAAGCTCTTTTACAATCACGTCGTAGTAGAGCCCCCGAAGCTGGGAAACGCCAAAGTAATACCAGGGTTGATAATATCAGGAAGAAGAATCTGGAGTCTGAAACTTTGTCAAGCAGTGTCAGATATTCGGCCGACTCATCGTCAGTCAGGCATACTCCATCCCCTCGAAGTCCTGATAGTACTGCTGACATGGGCAGTGCAGTGAACAGTTACTATGATGAATTAGGGTCAGTTTCCGTGAATGAAGACTTCTCTGTTGCAGGGGAACAGGAAGACCAAGATTTTGTTAACTCGATGACATCTGTTACTGGGCAAGGTTTTAATGGACACTTTCCTTTCCCTTTTAATATTTCAACGGGTCACTTACCGTTTCCAATTACACCTTCTATCTTAGCTTCAATGGGATATGGTCAGAGGAATGTGCCTGGTATTGTTCCTTCTAACCTTCCTTTCGTCGAGACACCTTGGAGTACTAATGTGCAGTTTCCGCAAAACTTTGTTTCTTCACCATTTACCCATTATTTTCCCAGTGGATCCCTCCCAATGTCAGAAAAGCCAAGCAACCCTGGTATTGACGACATGGGGTCTACAGAAGTAAATGTCGACGAGTCTGACAATGATCTGTGGCACGAACAAGAAAGGAGAACTCATAGTTTTGGACTTGAAAATGGTGGTTATCGAATGCATCAGGCAGATGATAAACATCTGTCATCTTCTGCAGAACGCAGTTATGTACCCTCAAGTAGGAAAAACCGGCCGACAAGGGGAGATGATTTAGAAAATTCACACTCTCCAGTCAGAGGAAGCAGTCAAATTCAGAGTGAGGAGAGAACTGCAGGCTCTAGATCTGTGTCTGGTGCTAGTTCCGTCCGAAGCAGGACTTCATCTGAAAGCTCTTGGGATGGGTCAACTACAAGGGGGTCAAAGCCAGCTAAAGATAGACGGAACAGGAAAGTAGTGTCTGGGGCTGCATCTGCACTGTATGGAAAAGGAAAGAGTGTTCCTGAGCACTCAATCCAGATTGATGATGATAACAGAGAATGGATTCCTGTATCTAGCAATGAAATATCAGATAGAGATGTGGGGCCTCGTGCTACTGTCCCTTCATTTCAAGTTCAGAGGAATCAAATACATGGTCATGAACTAGCTCAGGCAAGTGGATCAGAGTGTTCAGTGACCCTTGCTCCATTTCTCCTAGGCGGCATGCAACAAAACGAGGTTGATAATTCTGGATACACGTTTTATCCCACAGGGCCACCTGTCCCGATAGTTGCAATGCTTCCAATGTATAATTATCAAGCTGGTGGTAATGCGCCATCAGATGCTCTGGCAAGCCACAACAGTGTGGATGGAGGAGTAGAGAATCATGATCCGGGTAAAAGTTTTGACTCTTTCAGGGGACTTGATCAGTCTGATATAGTAGCTTCTTCGCACTCCACTAGACTTGGCTCTTCTGCAGAACAAACGGAGCACAAAATTGATATCCTCAATGGTGATTTTATAAGCCATTGGCAAAATTTGCAGTATGGCCGCTCTTGCCAGAATTCTCAACATCCGCCTGTGTTGTACCCTGCTCCTGTTGTAGTGCCACCTGCTTATCTTCAGGGGCGTTTACCATGGGATGGTCCTGGAAGACCTCTTGCCTACACCAATGTTGTAAATCAACTCATGACCTACGGACCTCGTCTTGTACCTGTTGCTTCTGTACAACCTGTTTCAACTAGGCCACCCAACATTTACCCTCGTTACACTAATGAAACTCCCAGATATCGTAGTGGGACGGGGACATATTTTCCAAATCCT AAGATTTCTCCTAGGGAGCAGCGTCCTACATCTGGCATGAGGCGTGGGAATTATGGGCATGACAGAAACGACCATCACAGCGAGAGAGAAGGGAGTTGGATTGCTGGTACAAAGACACGGGGTTCTGGACGTAACCACAACAATCGTAACCAAGCTGATAATAAGCCAAGCTTAAGACAAGACCGATCTGATAGGCATTGGGGGTCGTCGTATAGGCATGAATCGTCCTCATATTCTTCTCATCATTCTCAAAACGGTCCAGTTCGCACAAACACATCACAAGATGCTTCTGGAAATATTGCTTATGGCATGTACCGATTGCCGCCGGGCATGAAGCAAAACAGTGTGACGTCTTCAGAGGGACACAACGTTCCATCTGTCATGATGATTTATCCATATGATCAACACCATGAGTTTGGGTCTCTTGGACCAGCAGGTGAAGCGCCGCATATAAATGAAGAGGATCAACCAAGGTTTCGTGGTGGTGCTGCTTCTGCTGCTCATATGTCTTCACCTGATGACCCTTCCTCGCCTCACTTCCCCAG GGGGAAGTAA